The stretch of DNA ACACCTGCAAAAAGTCTTTCTTGGAAATAGTTGACCCGCCTTAAAAAGATTTCTCATAAGGCGGGCAGAGTCTCAAAATCGCACAATTGAAACTCATTCTCACATGGGAATAACAAATTTTTGAAAAAATAAGCGATGTGTGTCGCATATCGTCTAAAATTGATTCCGATTGCCCTCAAAATCATGCGATGTCCAACTTTACGGAGCCTTGTATTCGCCCCTTCAGATATTTTGGTTTTAGTTTCCATCAAACCTTCAACCGGTGGACGCAATTTACATAAAGTCTGATATTCTCCGGATTTGAACTTTGCATTTCTTTCATCCAACCATCTCCGCTTCGTATCAATTTTATTCGGATTGCTTTTCTTTTTGTATGCAACGCACTTTTCTTTTAACGGACATGACGCACATTTTTTGATTCAAAGTTTGCAATTAAAGTTCCATCAGCTTTTAATTTTTGGGATTTAGGGATTTCATCATTTGGACATTGTTCAATCAATCCATTGTCGCATAACGTAAAGAAAAGAGAGTCGAGTTCTTTCTCATTTCCTTCCCGCAATTGCAGTCGCTACAAAATTTACGTCTTCTTTTCGTCATTCTCGAAACGTTTCACATAGATAAACTGAAAATTTCAAGTTGTTCTGTCCGATCTTACACTTTGAGACTTGGGCAAACGATAGTAGAAACCGTCCTCTTCCTGAGACAAAATTGAATCAATTCACCTGAAGGCTTAATTTCTAATTCTTGCAAAACTTTCATCAGATTACTCAGAACTTTATAGAATAACGTTAGGCGATTCATCCGCTTGATATTCGCACCACATCACAGAATCAATTCTCTGCGTTGAATTCTTCAAGCCAAGTTCCTCAATAATTGCATCACGGCTATCTTGAAAAACTCGATCGAAAAGATTTATACCCGTTCGTTCTTCATATTCGCAATAATTTTCCTGAAATGATACATTGTTCGAATCGCAAAACTATATCGATTAATATCATCGACTCCTAACACCTTCTTGATACAAATAATTGAATTGATAATTTTCATACAACTGCTCATCTGTCAGAGAATACATCTCTTTTATGATCTCAATGGCTACCAAAATATTTACAGGAAAATTACTTCGACCAAAAACAGGATGATACAAGCATCTAAAATCCTTCTCGTTGATATTCTTAAATATCTTCTCGTAAAAAGTTTGGGACCAATTGTTTTTTAATACGCCTCGTAACATATTGTTCAAATTTTGTTCAGGATCCAATAGACTGCCTTGAAGGTGATGGGTATTTTGCAGAAACATAGAGTATATGAATGAAAAACAAGTTTTTCATTCAACTATTTATTGAATTTTTGCAGGCAGGTCATTTTTAGTATAGTTTATAGTATTTCGCATTTAGTGCAGTTTTTATACTTTTCGTGTGAAAATGTGGGATCTCCACTCTTTTCAGTAAAATGCATGCTTTATATCAATTGTTCACCTTTCACGCAAAAATGTGGGATCTCCACTTTTTTGGGGGATTTCAAGAGATTTCTTATTTTGTGCAGATTTAGGACTTTTTCCGTAAAACTTAAGAAAAAACTCTAAAAAACGATAAATTTTTTTTCTAAAGCAAACTTTTTTTACCTTATATCAAAGAGCAGAAAAACTTACTTTAAGGAGAAATTTATGAACCCACAAAAATATGCAGAAACCCAATCGAGCTTGCTTGTTCCAGCAAAATATATGGACGAGTTCAATAGAAGAACAACGGGTTTTTCGAGACGAAAATATTTGCACGCATTGCTGAACAGATACAGAAACGTGATTCTTTGGGGGACTTTTGAGAAGATGGAGAGGGTGAAAAAGGCTTACCAAGAAGTCGGACAAAATTTGCAGAAGAAGAATTTTACCCCAAATAACGAGGATTGGATTGAGCTTGGGATTCTTGCGGATTGGCTTGGTACCACGAAGACCGCTCTTTTTACTCTTTTGTTGGTGCTTGACCTTGCCGAATGGGACATAATTCTCCCCAGCAGATTCTTCGAGAATGGAGTTCCCACCCCGGTAACCACGATTGCGGGGGGAGCTTACCTTTCCAAGAGAAAAACGACCCGCTACAATAGGCTGATAAGGAAAAAGCCCGACTAAAAAGAAGAACACAAAACTACAATAGCGAAACTAAATCAAAATTTCCGTTGAAGAAAAGGGTAGTGGTAAAAACAAAGAAATTATACTATTTCTTTTAAAAGGACAAATCATGGCTAAGATTGAATATCCACCATTTGCAGAAATTGCATCAAAAACAAAATTTGAACGAGGAGATGTAATTCAAAAAACCTACGGTAGATTTTTGGATGAGTTTAAAGAAGGGGATATATTTTCCCATCCTCGGTCTTTGACTATCGATCGTTCTTTTGCGCAGGAATTCGCAACTGTGTTCATGGAGGCAAATCCACTTTATCTTTCAGCTCCTTATGCAATAGCTCATGGTTTTAAAGATATACTCGTTTCTCCTTTACTGATTTTTAATATTGCTCTTTCTCTTGGAGTTCAAAACGACTCTGAAAAAGCAGTTGCCAACCTTGGTTATTACGATGTTCAATTTTTACTTCCGGTATACCCGGGAGATACACTTTTTTCTAAAACTAAAATTTTGAAAGTTGAAGATAAAGGAGAAGATAAGCCGGGTATTATTCATGTTCGTACAGTTTGCTTGAACCAGAACAATCAACTTGTTTTAAATTATGAGCGTAAGATTATGATTAATCATTCTAAGGGTAAGCCAAAAGGAAATTCTACACCGGGTAATCCAAATTCATATTTTCCGAAAGAAGAAAAATCTGTTATCGAACTTCCGCTTTTACAATATCCGAAAGATTATAAAGACTCTACCGGTGAAGGAACCTATTTTGAATCTTTTCAAATTGGTCAGATTTTTATTCATTCAAACGGTAGAACGATTACAGACGAGCATGTTCCTTGGACTTACAGAGTTGGGAACACTCACCCGTTACACTACGACAGATTGTATTCAAAATCTTTATCCGGTGCGATGAGTGGAGAGCCTATTGTTTATGGAGGACTTGTTTTTGCATGGCTTGGTGGGCTTGCTTCTAGAGATGTTTCTGAAAATGCTATCTGGGACTTAGGTTATACAGAAGGGTATCATACTCAGCCTGCAATTTCTGGAGATACTGTAACTGCAATTTCCAGAGTTTTGCATGTTGAAGACACAGGTAATAAATTTGGGATCGGTGCTGGGGAAGTTCAGTTTCAGTTTATTGGATTAAAAAATATTCGAGCTAAAGATGCTTTTGAGAAATTTGGTGCGGATTTATTTTTAAAAGAAAACGACAAGAAAAAATTAGGGAAGGAAAAAATTTCTGAAAAAATTTTTGAAATTGAGAGAAGACTTCTTATCAAGAAAAAACCTATCTGATATTTTAGGTCAATTCTAAGATTAAATACATAGTGTCGTCTGAAAAGCTGGCTCCTTGAAAAAAGGAGTCAATTTTTTTTGTAACCAAATCTTTGAATTTTGAAATTTCTTTAACTTCCCTGTATTCATTTAAAAACTGGATCAGTGTATTTATTTCAAGGGTTTCTCCTTCTGTATTTGCCGTTTCTAAAAGACCGTCTGTAAAAAGGAAAAACCTACTTCCCTGTATCAAGGGAAAACTAATTGAAACTGCGATTGGTGATTTAATTTTATAGCCAAGGATTGCTCCTTCTGTTTTAATCTCTTTAAATTCTTCACCATTTTCTGAATAGAAAGGATGAGGGTGACCTGCATTTCCATAGTGTATTTGTTTTCTTATAAAATCAAAAAATATATAGATTGCAGAGGCGTGGTGAGTTCCAAAGTCACTATAGAGTTTCGCATCTAAATAATCTAAAAAACCGCTCGGATTGAGTTTTAGTCTATACGGCATATTGGAAACGAGTACTTTTAATATAGCTGCGATCATTGCAGAAGATACACCGTGCCCTGCCACGTCTGTCAAAAAGACCCCCAGATTTCCTTCACGTAATTGTACAAAGTCAAAAAAATCTCCTCCGATAGCTTGTTGATTT from Leptospiraceae bacterium encodes:
- a CDS encoding serine/threonine-protein phosphatase, with the translated sequence MNTIIYLFNFFILVIFYRVIYLSYFQGSSNIDLVVVSFSTGSILIMLQSFRLRKFSAIFVGAVSLIFYLTTITVFSKIDNLSINTEALLIPIFFFVPSTLIASFIILSSIKVVQKSNLLSFHKDTIDHDLSLAKKVQDSLFPETNKINGIEFRVFRENQQAIGGDFFDFVQLREGNLGVFLTDVAGHGVSSAMIAAILKVLVSNMPYRLKLNPSGFLDYLDAKLYSDFGTHHASAIYIFFDFIRKQIHYGNAGHPHPFYSENGEEFKEIKTEGAILGYKIKSPIAVSISFPLIQGSRFFLFTDGLLETANTEGETLEINTLIQFLNEYREVKEISKFKDLVTKKIDSFFQGASFSDDTMYLILELT
- a CDS encoding transposase; this encodes MKKCASCPLKEKCVAYKKKSNPNKIDTKRRWLDERNAKFKSGEYQTLCKLRPPVEGLMETKTKISEGANTRLRKVGHRMILRAIGINFRRYATHIAYFFKNLLFPCENEFQLCDFETLPAL
- a CDS encoding DUF1564 family protein encodes the protein MNPQKYAETQSSLLVPAKYMDEFNRRTTGFSRRKYLHALLNRYRNVILWGTFEKMERVKKAYQEVGQNLQKKNFTPNNEDWIELGILADWLGTTKTALFTLLLVLDLAEWDIILPSRFFENGVPTPVTTIAGGAYLSKRKTTRYNRLIRKKPD
- a CDS encoding MaoC family dehydratase N-terminal domain-containing protein — encoded protein: MAKIEYPPFAEIASKTKFERGDVIQKTYGRFLDEFKEGDIFSHPRSLTIDRSFAQEFATVFMEANPLYLSAPYAIAHGFKDILVSPLLIFNIALSLGVQNDSEKAVANLGYYDVQFLLPVYPGDTLFSKTKILKVEDKGEDKPGIIHVRTVCLNQNNQLVLNYERKIMINHSKGKPKGNSTPGNPNSYFPKEEKSVIELPLLQYPKDYKDSTGEGTYFESFQIGQIFIHSNGRTITDEHVPWTYRVGNTHPLHYDRLYSKSLSGAMSGEPIVYGGLVFAWLGGLASRDVSENAIWDLGYTEGYHTQPAISGDTVTAISRVLHVEDTGNKFGIGAGEVQFQFIGLKNIRAKDAFEKFGADLFLKENDKKKLGKEKISEKIFEIERRLLIKKKPI